The Planctomycetota bacterium genomic interval GCGCGGCTGGTTCAGGTGGTTGTAAACAATCGTGTGCGGGTCGATGCCAAAGGCGTGGTAAATCGTCGCCAGCAACTCGCCCGGATGGACGCGATCCTCGACCGGCGCCGACGCCGTCTTGTCGCTCTGGCCATGCACGTAGCCGCGCTTGGTCCCGGCGCCGGCCACGACCGCGGTGTAGCAATACGGCCAGTGATCGCGACCGTCCGAGCTATTGCTGTTGCCCGAGGTGCTGACGCCGCGCTGCGGGCTGCGGCCGAATTCACCCACGGCCACGACCAACGTGTCGTCCAGCATGCCGCGCTCGTCCAGGTCGGTGATCAAGCCGCTCAGGCCGCCATCGAGCATCGGACCCGACTGGTTCTTCATCCGCTGGGTCAAACCAACGTGGTGATCCCACGAGTGGTTGTCCGAGTTGGCCACCTTGGGCCAAATGACTTCGACCACGCGCGTGCCCGCTTCGACCAGCCGGCGGGCCAGCAGCAAGCTCTGGCCGAACGTGTTGCGGCCGTACATGGCCCGCGTGGCCGGCAACTCGGCTTCCAGGTTGAACGCCTCGCGAGCGCGGCCCGACAGAACCAACTGCAGCGCCCGGTCGTAGTACGAGTTCAACTTGTAATCGCTGACCGCTTTCTCGATGTCCGGCATGCCGGCATCGATGATTTCGCGCAGGTGCGCCCGGCGCTCCAGCCGCGAGGCAAAGACCTCGGGCCGCAGCTTCAGGTCGTCGATCTTGATCTTGTTCATCTTGGCCATATCCAGATCGTCGCCGTCCGGATAGAGCGTGTACGGGTCGTACGCGCGGCCCAGGAAGCCGGCCGTGCCACCCTTGCCCACCACGTTGCTCTCTTGCAGCGGGCGGGGCAACATCACGAACGGCAGCATCGGTTCGTCGATCGGGCGCAGGCGGACGATCTGGGAACCGAAGTTCGGGAAGTCCTTCGGCGTCGGCGGCTCGAGCTGGCCCGACGGGCTGACCTTGTCGGTCGTATAACCGGTCATCATCTGATAGATGGCGGCCGTGTGATTGAACAACCCGTTCGGCGTGTAGCTCATCGAGCGGATCATCGTGAACTTGTCGTTCACCTGGGCCAGCTTGGGCAGAATCTCGGTGAAGTGTACCCCCGACAGCTTGGTCGGAATCGCCTTGAACCCGCTCTTCACATTGTCGGGAACATTGTCCTTCGGATCCCACAGGTCCAAGTGGCTGGGTCCGCCTTGCAGGTAGACCATGATGATGCTCTTGGCCTTGCCCCAACCGGGGCCGCCACCCTGGCCGGCGTCGGCTTCGCTGCGCGCGGCCGCGGTGGCCGATTGCAGCTGGAACATCGAGCCCAGGCTCAGCCCCAACATGCCCGAGCCGCCCACCCGCAGCAAATCGCGTCGCGAGGCTTGCAGATGGCGGTCGCACAAATCTTTACCGCGCTGTCCAGGAATAATCAGCATGGCGGAACGCTCCTTCAATTGAGCAAAAGCAAAGCACTTAAGGGTTGTTTCAAACGATGAATCGAAATCGCGTTAGTGGTTGAACAGAAACGCGGGACTGTTGATCAAGGCCCAGGCCAAATCTTGCACGCCCGTCAGCCGGGCGTTGCCGATCAACTGCTGGCTCATCTTCACGTCTTCCCGCAACTGCGCCAATCGCGAATCGAGCGGGATCGGCTTGCCGACCAGTTCCAGCGTTTCTTGCAACTCTTTCAACTGCGCATCGATCGGCAGCGGTTTGCGACTTTCGGCCGCAGCAACTTGCTTCTGACGCAGTTCCTTGTCGACCGAGCGATAGTACTTGGCCACCAGGTCGGTCGTGGCCTTGTCACGCTCCTTGGCCGTGACGGCCAGGGCCGCTTGCAACTCTTCGGACAAGCCCAAGGGCAATGTTCCCGGCGCCACGCACACGCTCAAACGGAACTTGCCCAGCGCGAAGCTCGGCTGGGTGAAGTTGAACGTCATGCGAACTTGCAGTTTCGTGCCACCTTCGTTGGCTATCGGCTCTTTGATCTGGAACACGCTCCAATGGCTGCTTCCTTGGGCGGGCGAGATGGCCCAGCCTTGCGAACCATTCGGGTTCCCGTCGATCGCCTTGGTGATGGGGAAGTTATCCTGGCTGAAATCAGCCTCGGCCCTGCTGAACTCGATCTTCTTCACCACTCCCTTGGGATCGGCCAGCGGCGAAGAATTGACCACGAACTCGGTCAACACGAAGTTGCCGCCGGCGCGTCCGGGGCCGCCGCTCGGAATGCTGGTGTCGGCCAGCGCCTCGAGCCGAATGCCCGTGATGTTGCGCAGGTGGGTGCTGATTTCGACCACGTAGCTGCCGCGGAACTCGGGCTTGGTGTCGACCACGATCGAGCGGTCGGCCTGCACCTTGGCGGTTCCCGCCGGGGTGTTCGCCGCGGAGGCGATCTTGATCGCCGCCGGTCGAACCGTGATCCATTCGACAGCGGCCGTCTGCTTGGCTTCCCAAGCGGTCTGTCGCGCCGAAATCGTCGTCGTCTCGTAGGTCTTCAAATCAGCTTCGAGCTTGGCGGTGTTCTCGGCCTTGGCCTTCTCGGCCGCGGCGACGGCTGGAGCGATTTCCTTCGTGCGATCGGCGACGGCCTTTTCAGCCTTGGCAATCGCTTCGAGGCGATCCTTTTCCTGTTGCTCGCGAATCGGCGCGACGTAGGCCTCGCGCTCGGCCAGCGCCTGGGCCAACTTGGCATGGTCGGCTTCGATGGTGCGGAACGTGCGCAAGCTGGCCTCGACTTCGCGCTCGGTCGCCGGACGGTTTAGGATTCGCATGAACACATCATTGACCAACTTGCGATCGTCCTTCTCGGCCGCCGTCAGCTTGGCCAACTCGTTGGCCGGATCGGCAATCGCGTCGGCAATCGCCGGACCCGAGATCAGCGCCATCACCGGCCCCAGTTGCAGGCCGCTCGAACGCTCGCACTCGCACGCGCTTTCACGTGGCGGACGCCCAAACGTGGCCAGAAAGCCGCTCGGCAACTCGACGCCCGAGTCGGGCAGTTCGGCCGCGCGGGTGCCGGGCTTCACGCCGGGGAACTTGCTGACCGCGCCGGTCGTGGCACAAACCGCGTCGTACAACGTCTCGGCCGGCAAGCGCCGCGCCAAAGCGTGCGAGTAGTTCGTCCGGTCGTCCTCGTTCCAACGATTCGACACGTACGAAAGTTGATAAGTACGCGACTTGACGATCAGCTTCACCACGTGCTGGATATTGAAGTTCGACTTGATGAACTCTTGCGTCAGGTAATCGAGCAACTCGGGATTGCTGGGCGGATTGCCCGCCCGCAGGTCGTCGATCGGCTCCATGATGCCAATGCCGAACAGATACCCCCACAGTCGATTCACATAACTGCGGGCAAAATATTGGTTGTCGGCCGTCGTGACCCAGGCCGCCAACTGCTCACGTCGCGTGGCGTCTTTCTTGGCCTGGTACTTGGCCGGGTAGGGAAACTGCGGCGCGGCGATCTGGCCCGTCCGATCGTGTTTGATGTCCCCCGACTTCGAGTCGTAGACGATCTCGTACAGCGCCTTGGCCCCTTCGACGGCCGTGCCGCCAATCCGCTTGTCACCGCTGGCCGGATCGTTCTTCAAGCCGACCTGGGCAAAGTAAGCCGCGGTCTGGAAGTACTGGTCCTGGGTCCAACGCTCGAACGGATGGTCGTGGCACTTATTGCAGTTGAACCGCACGGCCAGGAACAGGTGCGTGGTGTTCTCCATCGTCAGCGCCGGCTCGCGCAGAATCTTGTAATACGACGCGGCGGGATGTTCTTTGTTCGAGCCACTTGCCGTCAGGATTTCACCCACGAACTTGTCATACGGCGTATTGGCTTTGACTTGCTCGCGAATCCAGCCGCGGAAGGCCATCGCCCCCTCGGGACCAAGAAACTTGCGATTCACCTGCAACAGGTCGGCCCACTTGTTGGTCCAATACTCGACATACTCTGGGCTACCCACCAACTTATCGATCAGCGCTTCGCGCTTCTGCCGCGTCTCGGCCGGGTCGGCCAAGAACTTCGTCACTTCCTCGGCGGTTGGTGGCAAGCCGGTCAGGTCCAGGTAAACGCGGCGGACGAATTCGGCATCGCCCGAAAGTTCCGACGGCAGAATTTTCATCCGCAGCCACTTGTTGGCCACCAACTCGTCGGCCTTGCCCCAGGCCGGCGGCGCCTGCCAGGCAAAGCCCGAGCGATCTCCCATGACCGTCAGCGTGGTGGCGGCGTACGAACCCTCGTAGCGAACCAGAATCGGCGCTTCGCCACGGCGAACGGCGGTCATCAACCCATATCGCGAAGCCGTGGCGACCTCGGTGTTGCCGCTATCGACGAACGCCTCTTGCGTGACGTCGCGCGAACGGCCGTCGGCATAGGTGGCCAGGACGCGGACCTGTTGCCGGTCGCCGATGTATTGCACCACCGGGTTCATCGGCTGGACTTCGATCTTCACCACCCGCGACGACGTGCTGTTCAGCTTCGAGCCGCCCAGGATCCAGGTCCGTAGGATTTCGTAGTAAGCATCGCCCGGCTTGGTCAACTGCCCACCGACGTGCGGCACGTTGGCCGAAGCCTTGAGCAGCATCAGGCTTTCATCCGGCGCGACCTGATTCACCCGGCGGCAGGCCAGGTCGTCGGTCAAAGCACGGACATCAAAGATCGGGTCATAGCCGCGCAGGCTCAACTTGAAGCCGTTCTTCCCTGGGGCCGCCCCGTGGCATGTCCCTTGGTTGCAGCCCAGCTTGGACAAGACCGGCGTCACGTCATGCAGATAGTCGACCGGCGTATCGGCCGAGAAGCCGGTGACCTTGACTGGAACCTTCGCCGACTGACTTCCCAAGGTCACGCGCAGCTCGGCCTCGCCGTTGTTCTTGGGCCAGACGAGTCCGGTGGCGGCCATTTCGAGCACGGGGCTGGTCAGTTCCAGCTTCACCATTCGCGTCACATCGAGCGACTCGCCCGAGGCAGTGCGCCCCGTCACGAGCAATTGGGCGTAATCGAACCGGTCGTTCAGCACGATCGCCTTGGGCTGCACGTCGAGCGTGGCAATCGCCAGCTTCTTGGGCAATTGCTCCGTCGAGATCACATCGACCGCGCGCACCAGCGGCTCGACCTTCTTCTTCTCGGCCGATTCCAATTCAGGGCTCAGCGGCACGGCGCGCAGCTCGCGCACTACCTTGGCGCTGGCCACGTCGATCAGTCGCACCAAGCCGTCGTTGCCGGCCACGGCTACCATCTTGCCCGCCGGATCGAATGCCAGCGCGTAGACCGGCATCTCGGGGACCGCCACACGGGCCAAGAGCTTCACGCCCTGATTGCGGAAGTCATTGAGGGCCTTGCGGTCCCCTTCGCTGCGCGTGCCGGGAACCTTGGCCATGATGGCCTTGATCGGCGCCGGCACGTCTTCGGTAAAGTTGTACGTGCAAACGGTCACTTCGCCGGCGCCGTTCAGCGTGCTGCCGCAGGCGATCTGCTTGCCGTCCAAGCTGAACCGCGTGGCAAACACGCGACCTGGCATGGGAAACAATTCAAACACCAGGTTCGCGTCGTCGCCAATCACGCGCTTGGCTTCGCGGAAAATGCGATAGACCTTGGGCAGGCCGTCGGCCCCGCCCACCACCAGGTGGTCGAGCTTCGGATGCCGGGCCACGGCCTGGATGCCACCCTTGAGCGCGCCCGGCGTGATCGACGTGACATTGTCGATGAACCGCTGCGTGGCCACTTCGGTTAGCTTGACCGTCATGTCGCGGGCCACCGAGACCAGGTGCGAGCCATCGGCCGAGAAGGTCGTGTCGCGGACCCAATCGTTGTGAGCCCCCTGGAACAGCACTTGCTTGCCGGTGTCGGCCTCGATGGCGCGAACCGAGTTGTCGTCGATGTCGCCACAGCCAAAGCCAATCAGCTTGCCGTCCGGCGACCAACTGCAACCATACACCGTGTTGTAGGTCACCGGGACCGAGAGGGTT includes:
- a CDS encoding DUF1501 domain-containing protein, which produces MLIIPGQRGKDLCDRHLQASRRDLLRVGGSGMLGLSLGSMFQLQSATAAARSEADAGQGGGPGWGKAKSIIMVYLQGGPSHLDLWDPKDNVPDNVKSGFKAIPTKLSGVHFTEILPKLAQVNDKFTMIRSMSYTPNGLFNHTAAIYQMMTGYTTDKVSPSGQLEPPTPKDFPNFGSQIVRLRPIDEPMLPFVMLPRPLQESNVVGKGGTAGFLGRAYDPYTLYPDGDDLDMAKMNKIKIDDLKLRPEVFASRLERRAHLREIIDAGMPDIEKAVSDYKLNSYYDRALQLVLSGRAREAFNLEAELPATRAMYGRNTFGQSLLLARRLVEAGTRVVEVIWPKVANSDNHSWDHHVGLTQRMKNQSGPMLDGGLSGLITDLDERGMLDDTLVVAVGEFGRSPQRGVSTSGNSNSSDGRDHWPYCYTAVVAGAGTKRGYVHGQSDKTASAPVEDRVHPGELLATIYHAFGIDPHTIVYNHLNQPR
- a CDS encoding DUF1553 domain-containing protein; its protein translation is MVLLGLLVSGAAIAAPPADVKPAEAAKPAAAAPKPAAVAAIDAKPAAPVPAKLAAAPKEAKPVAQVSFYKQIRPIFQANCQGCHQPAKANGQYSMTEFVRLLAGGESGSKAVVPGKPAESYLLEQITPVNGKADMPKEKPALTMKDVELIRTWIMQGAKDDSAAYAGPAIDARHPPVYRRPPVITSIDYAPDGKTIAVAGYHEVLLVDVEQGKSVARLVGDATRIESVRFSPDGKRLAVAGGRPSQRGEIQVWDVAARKQTLSVPVTYNTVYGCSWSPDGKLIGFGCGDIDDNSVRAIEADTGKQVLFQGAHNDWVRDTTFSADGSHLVSVARDMTVKLTEVATQRFIDNVTSITPGALKGGIQAVARHPKLDHLVVGGADGLPKVYRIFREAKRVIGDDANLVFELFPMPGRVFATRFSLDGKQIACGSTLNGAGEVTVCTYNFTEDVPAPIKAIMAKVPGTRSEGDRKALNDFRNQGVKLLARVAVPEMPVYALAFDPAGKMVAVAGNDGLVRLIDVASAKVVRELRAVPLSPELESAEKKKVEPLVRAVDVISTEQLPKKLAIATLDVQPKAIVLNDRFDYAQLLVTGRTASGESLDVTRMVKLELTSPVLEMAATGLVWPKNNGEAELRVTLGSQSAKVPVKVTGFSADTPVDYLHDVTPVLSKLGCNQGTCHGAAPGKNGFKLSLRGYDPIFDVRALTDDLACRRVNQVAPDESLMLLKASANVPHVGGQLTKPGDAYYEILRTWILGGSKLNSTSSRVVKIEVQPMNPVVQYIGDRQQVRVLATYADGRSRDVTQEAFVDSGNTEVATASRYGLMTAVRRGEAPILVRYEGSYAATTLTVMGDRSGFAWQAPPAWGKADELVANKWLRMKILPSELSGDAEFVRRVYLDLTGLPPTAEEVTKFLADPAETRQKREALIDKLVGSPEYVEYWTNKWADLLQVNRKFLGPEGAMAFRGWIREQVKANTPYDKFVGEILTASGSNKEHPAASYYKILREPALTMENTTHLFLAVRFNCNKCHDHPFERWTQDQYFQTAAYFAQVGLKNDPASGDKRIGGTAVEGAKALYEIVYDSKSGDIKHDRTGQIAAPQFPYPAKYQAKKDATRREQLAAWVTTADNQYFARSYVNRLWGYLFGIGIMEPIDDLRAGNPPSNPELLDYLTQEFIKSNFNIQHVVKLIVKSRTYQLSYVSNRWNEDDRTNYSHALARRLPAETLYDAVCATTGAVSKFPGVKPGTRAAELPDSGVELPSGFLATFGRPPRESACECERSSGLQLGPVMALISGPAIADAIADPANELAKLTAAEKDDRKLVNDVFMRILNRPATEREVEASLRTFRTIEADHAKLAQALAEREAYVAPIREQQEKDRLEAIAKAEKAVADRTKEIAPAVAAAEKAKAENTAKLEADLKTYETTTISARQTAWEAKQTAAVEWITVRPAAIKIASAANTPAGTAKVQADRSIVVDTKPEFRGSYVVEISTHLRNITGIRLEALADTSIPSGGPGRAGGNFVLTEFVVNSSPLADPKGVVKKIEFSRAEADFSQDNFPITKAIDGNPNGSQGWAISPAQGSSHWSVFQIKEPIANEGGTKLQVRMTFNFTQPSFALGKFRLSVCVAPGTLPLGLSEELQAALAVTAKERDKATTDLVAKYYRSVDKELRQKQVAAAESRKPLPIDAQLKELQETLELVGKPIPLDSRLAQLREDVKMSQQLIGNARLTGVQDLAWALINSPAFLFNH